One window from the genome of Streptomyces sp. NBC_00287 encodes:
- a CDS encoding ABC transporter permease, whose protein sequence is MRHLAADTLLPVNTTLAVALAVLLLAATAVAAVFRLSPDESYGRAREVVTAGVRAALQLAAVSLVIGWAVHHTAALIGFLFLMLAVATRTAGRRITPNGTWWWAALPIAVPVVPVIAALVLTGLLTVPGIAVVPVTGILIGGALTATVLAGRRALDEVAGRFGEVEAALSLGFLDRDAHLEVARGAASDALLPALDQTRTVGLVTLPGAFVGMLLAGASPVLAGTVQVFVLIALLAVEALSVALTVELVARRRLHRS, encoded by the coding sequence GTGCGTCACCTCGCTGCCGACACGCTGCTGCCGGTCAACACGACGCTCGCCGTCGCCCTGGCCGTTCTGCTGCTCGCGGCCACCGCCGTGGCCGCCGTCTTCCGGCTCTCGCCGGACGAGTCGTACGGGCGGGCCCGCGAGGTCGTGACGGCGGGCGTCCGGGCGGCCCTTCAACTGGCCGCGGTGTCCCTGGTGATCGGCTGGGCCGTTCACCACACCGCGGCCCTGATCGGGTTCCTGTTCCTCATGTTGGCCGTCGCGACCCGTACCGCGGGGCGGCGCATCACACCCAACGGCACCTGGTGGTGGGCGGCCCTGCCGATCGCGGTCCCGGTGGTACCGGTCATCGCCGCGCTGGTCCTGACCGGGCTGCTGACCGTGCCCGGCATCGCCGTCGTCCCGGTGACCGGCATCCTCATCGGCGGGGCGCTGACCGCGACGGTCCTCGCCGGACGGCGCGCGCTGGACGAGGTCGCCGGACGGTTCGGCGAGGTCGAGGCCGCCCTGTCGCTGGGCTTCCTCGACCGCGACGCCCATCTCGAAGTGGCCCGCGGCGCCGCCTCGGACGCCCTGCTGCCCGCTCTCGACCAGACGCGCACGGTCGGCCTGGTCACCCTGCCGGGCGCCTTCGTCGGCATGCTCCTGGCCGGCGCCTCCCCCGTGCTCGCCGGCACCGTCCAGGTCTTCGTCCTCATCGCCCTGCTCGCGGTCGAGGCACTGAGCGTGGCCCTGACCGTCGAACTCGTCGCCCGCCGCAGACTCCATCGCTCCTGA
- a CDS encoding SulP family inorganic anion transporter, with protein sequence MSSSALSPAVWLRGSRRPSWLSDPKVLRTEVLGGLVVALALIPEAISFSIIAGVDPAIGLFASFTMAVTIAVVGGRPAMISAATGAVALVIAPLNREHGFGYLIAAVILAGVFQIVLGALGVAKLMRFVPRSVMVGFVNSLAILIFMAQVPELTDVPWAVYPLFAAGLALMVFLPRITTVIPAPLVSIVVLSVVTLAAGIAVPTVGDKGALPSSLPVPGLPDVPFTLDTLTTIAPYALAMALVGLMESLMTAKLVDDITDTRSSKTRESIGQGIANIVTGFFGGMGGCAMIGQTMINVRVSGARTRLSTFLAGAFLMVLCIAFGPIVSDIPMAALVAVMVMVSVATFDWHSIAPKTLRRMPAGEITVMVVTVTCVVATHNLAIGVVVGSVTAMVIFAKRVAHLADVTAVLDPDGTTVVYRVTGELFFASSNDIVGRFSYATDPEKVIIDLSAAHIWDASSVATLDAIETKYAQRGKTVEITGLNDRSAHLHDRLSGQLG encoded by the coding sequence TTGTCCTCCTCCGCACTGTCGCCCGCCGTCTGGCTGCGCGGCTCCCGACGCCCGTCCTGGCTGTCCGATCCGAAGGTGCTGCGCACCGAGGTGCTGGGCGGTCTCGTGGTCGCCCTCGCGCTGATCCCGGAGGCGATCTCCTTCTCGATCATCGCCGGGGTCGACCCGGCCATCGGTCTGTTCGCCTCGTTCACCATGGCCGTCACCATCGCCGTCGTCGGCGGCCGACCGGCCATGATCTCCGCGGCCACCGGCGCCGTCGCCCTGGTCATCGCCCCGCTCAACCGCGAGCACGGCTTCGGCTACCTCATCGCGGCCGTGATCCTGGCCGGCGTCTTCCAGATCGTCCTCGGCGCGCTCGGCGTCGCCAAGCTGATGCGGTTCGTGCCGCGCAGCGTGATGGTCGGTTTCGTGAACTCCCTCGCCATCCTCATCTTCATGGCGCAGGTGCCGGAGCTGACCGACGTGCCCTGGGCCGTCTATCCGCTGTTCGCCGCCGGTCTTGCGCTGATGGTGTTCCTCCCGAGGATCACCACCGTGATCCCGGCGCCGCTGGTGTCGATCGTCGTCCTCAGCGTCGTCACCCTCGCGGCCGGGATCGCCGTGCCCACGGTCGGCGACAAGGGCGCACTGCCGTCCTCACTCCCGGTTCCGGGCCTGCCGGACGTGCCGTTCACGCTGGACACCCTGACCACCATCGCTCCGTACGCGCTCGCCATGGCGCTGGTCGGCCTGATGGAGTCGCTGATGACCGCGAAGCTGGTCGACGACATCACCGACACCCGCTCCTCCAAGACCCGCGAGTCCATCGGCCAGGGCATCGCCAACATCGTCACCGGGTTCTTCGGCGGCATGGGCGGCTGCGCCATGATCGGCCAGACGATGATCAACGTACGGGTCTCCGGCGCCCGCACCCGTCTGTCGACGTTCCTCGCGGGCGCGTTCCTGATGGTGCTGTGCATCGCCTTCGGCCCGATCGTCTCCGACATCCCCATGGCGGCGCTGGTCGCGGTGATGGTCATGGTCTCGGTCGCCACCTTCGACTGGCACTCCATCGCCCCGAAGACGCTACGACGGATGCCCGCCGGGGAGATCACCGTCATGGTCGTCACCGTCACGTGCGTGGTCGCCACCCACAACCTCGCCATCGGCGTCGTCGTCGGATCGGTCACCGCGATGGTCATCTTCGCGAAGCGCGTCGCCCACCTCGCCGACGTCACCGCCGTCCTGGACCCCGACGGCACCACCGTCGTCTACCGGGTGACAGGTGAGCTGTTCTTCGCCTCCTCCAACGACATCGTCGGCCGCTTCTCCTACGCCACCGACCCCGAGAAGGTGATCATCGACCTGTCCGCCGCCCACATCTGGGACGCCTCCTCGGTCGCCACCCTGGACGCCATCGAGACCAAGTACGCCCAACGCGGCAAGACCGTGGAGATCACCGGCCTCAACGACCGCAGCGCCCACCTGCACGACCGCCTCAGCGGCCAACTCGGCTGA